The following is a genomic window from Bordetella petrii.
CGCGACGCCTTCAAGCAGATTCCGACGCTCAATCGCATCTACGTGGGCCGCCGCCAGGTCGACGAGGCCAGCATCACCGTCACCGCGGCGGCCGAGGTGGATTATTCGATCACCTTGAACTGGCGCGATGCCCAGGGGGCCGTGCAGACCGCCACCGCCACCTATGCGGGCCTCGCGGCCGACGACACCAGCGACATCGCCACCGCGCTGGCTACCGCCATCAACAACACGGCGGCGCCGGTGACTGCCCTGGCCACCGGCGCCGCGGTGTCTGTGGATGCCGATGTGGCCGGGGCGGCGTTCGCGCTGGCGGTCGATGGCAACCTGGTCATCAACGCCAGCACGACGTCCGAGTCGCCTTCGGTGGCGCTCACCGAATGCCGCGCCGAAAATGGCGATTGGTACGGTGTGTCGCTGGCTTCGCGTGCCGAGGCCGATATCCTGGACGCCGCGGAATGGGTGGAGGCCAATCAGAAACTGCAAGGGGTGGCCTCTGGTGATCCCGGCATCATCGATGCCGGCCTGAACACCGACCTGGCGTCCAAGCTGAAGGCCAAGAACTACTTCCGGACGGCTTGCTGGTATCACGCTCTGGCGGCGTCCGAGTGGCTGGATACGGCGGTGGCCGCCAACCGCTTCACCTTCTACCCGGGTGCCGAGACTTGGGCCAACGTGAAGCTGGCCGGCATCACCGCCGACAACCTGCGCGAGGGTCAGGCTCAGGCCGCATTCAACAAGAATGCCAATACCTTCGAGCCGTTTCGCAATTTCGCCATCACCCAGAGCGGCAAGGTGGCCGCCGGCGAATGGATCGACGTCATCCGCTTCCGCGACTGGCTGGCCGAGCAGATCAAGGTCGCTGTGGTGTCGGCCCTGATCAACGTGAAGGGCCAGTTGGGCAAGGTGCCTTACACCGACGGCGGCATCCAGATCGTCACCAACGCCATGCGCGGCGTGCTCGACCTGGGGGTGGCGCGCGGTGGCATCGCACCCGAGGAAGTCGACGAAGACGGCCGCAAGATTCCGTCTTACACGGTGACGGCGCCGCTGTCTGCGAACGTGCCGTTCAACGACAAGGCCAACCGCATCCTGCGCGACGTCTACTTCACCGCCCGTCTGGCCGGCGCCATCCACGCCGTCGAGATCAAGGGCAATCTGACCTACGAACTGTAATCGGAGCCGCCATGACGGTAAAAACCTACGACCCCGCCAAGGTCAATGTGACCTTCGGGGCCTCCCAGATCACCGGCTTCGCCGAAGATTCCCAGGTGAACATCGAGGAAATCGGCGACGGCATCACTTCGACGTCGGGCGCCGACGGCGAGGTGGCGCGTGCCATGTCATCGGACCGGCGCTGCCGGGTCACGTTGACGCTGCAGCAGACCAGCCGCAGCAACGACGTGCTGTCCGGCTACAACGAGGCCGACCGGCTGAGCGGCGGCGGCGGCGCGCTGCCCATGACGGTGCGCGACCTGCGTGGCACCACGCTGTTCACGGCGGTCGCGTGGGTCGTGAAAAAGCCGGCCTCCGGCTTCGGCAACGCCGTGGGCACCCGCGAATGGGTACTCGAAACCGGCCCTGCCGCTTACTTTGTCGGGGGTAACGACTGATGGCCCGGCCCCACGAGATCACCATCGGTGACACGAAGTTCTATATCCAGCGGTTCGACGCCTTCGAGGCCCTGGAAATCTTCGGTGACCTGCAGCGCGACATCCTGCCGGCCGCCGGCGGCGCCCTGGCGGCGGCCTTCGGTGCCGAGAATGGCCCGCGTGACGAGCAGGCCATGATCCAGGCCTTGCGGGAATTGTCGACCACGCTGGACGGCAAGACCCTCAAGGCGTGGGCCGACCGTCTCATCGTGCCCGACCTGGTCGCCTACGAGCTGCCGGATGCCCAACCCGCCAAACTGGACAAACGCGGCCGTGAGCTCGCCTTCCAGGACTTCACCGAGATCCTGGAACTGATGTTCCACGTCATCAAGTGGAACTGTGAAGGCCCTTTGGGGCGCTGGCTCGACCGTTTTGGCGCGGCCCGCGCACAGATGGCGAGCCTGTCGGCCAGTTTCGCGAAGACCTCGAGCGCGAGCTGATCATCTGGCGGCCGATCCTGGCCGGCCACGCGTCGCTGGCCGACGTCAAGGCTGGCCGGGTCGATCTGGTCGACCTGCTCAAGATCAACGCGCTGCTGGATGCGCAGGAGGCTGCCCAAGAGGCAGCCGCACGAAAGAAGGGGTAACCCATGGCTGTAGTCCGTGAACTGGTGACGCTGCTGCGTTACCAGGTCGATCAGTCTGGCCTGCGCGCCTACCAGCAGCGCGCCACGATGGTGGCCGACCGTCTGCGCCGCGGCATGCAGGTGGTGCGCGAGGCCGGCGTGGGCGCCATGCAGGGCGTGCGCCTGGGCGTCCAGGACGTCCTGCGCGACCAGCGCGCCCTGAATGCCGCCCAGCGCCAGAGCGTCGCAGAAACCAAGCAGATGGGCGACGGCTACAGCCGCGTGGGCGGCCTGATTCGTGGCGTACTGGCGGGGGTTTCGGCCCTGAGCGCTGCCCGGGTGGCGGACGAATGGGCCAGTGTGCGCGGACGCGTGAGCCTGGTGACGGATGGCATTGTCGAGCAAGAGCAAGCCCTGCGCAGCCTTTTCCAGATCGCACAGGACACGCGCCAGCAGTACGTTGCCACGGCGGACCTGTTCCAGTCGGTCCAGCGCAATCGGAAAGAGCTCGACCTTACGTTGGCCGACTCTCTGCAGCTGACGAAAGCCATCGGCCAGGCACTGACCATCGGCGGCGGCAGTACTTCTGCACAGCAAGCGGCACTGGTGCAGCTTGGCCAGGCCCTGGGCGCCGGCGCGCTGCGCGGCGACGAGCTGAATTCGATCATCGAGCAGTCGCCGCGGCTGGCGCAGGCCATCGCGGAGGCCTTCGACGTGCCGGTCGGCAAGCTGAAGGAGTTGGGCGAGCAGGGCAAGCTGGCCAGCAAGGAGCTGGCCAAGGGGCTGCTGAAGCAGTCCGAAAAGCTGGCGCGCGAATTCGACCGCATGCCCAAGACTTTCGGCGCCGCCTGGACGCTGATCGCCAACAAGTGGGGCCAGATCGTCGACTCCATGAACCGGGCGACCAGCGCCAGCGAGTTGTTTTTCGCAGTCACCAAGCGCCTTGTGGATAACCTGGGCGACATCGCCAAAGTGGGCGCGCTGGCGGCGCTGTCTTATGGCATCGTCCGGGTCACTCGCCTGCTGCGTACCATGCGCGTCGCCGCCTGGGCCTCGCTGGGGCCTTACCTGGCTATCGCCGCGGCGCTGGCCGCGATCTACCTCGTCGGCCAGGACATTTGGGTGTGGCTCCAGGGAGGCGACTCGATCCTGGGCACGCTGGTGGGCCGCGTAGAGGACTGGCAGTTCCAGCTCGACACGATTCTGATCGCCGCCAAGGAAATCTGGTGGGCGATAGAGGATATCGCCACGGCGCTGGCGAATAGCGCCGCGCAATCGCTTGGCTTGGGACGCGAGTTCACCGGCCTGGGCGATATCGCGCGGACTGTGTTCCAGGGCATCCTTGATGTCATCAAGTGGACATTGGGGATCATCCGGGATCTGCTGAAGGGGCTGGCAGCGATGCTGCGTGGCGACTGGGACGCGGCCGCCAAGCACATCGAGAGCGCGTTCACCGGCCTGATCAAGCCCCTGGTGTTCCTGGGCAGCAAGGCCGTCGAGATCATGCAGAACATCGGCAAAGCGATCCAGGTATGGGTCACCGACAAGCTGCATGCGGCCAAACGTGCGCTGGAGGCCCTCGTGCCCGCCGGCTGGTCGGATTCTGAGCAGGCCAAGCGTATGCAGGCTGTCAACTCCACGTTGCGGGAGTACTTGCCTGATTTCTTGTTTGGCAACGCCTACGGCGTGACGCCAGCCAGCGTGCAGCGCGTCGGTGCGGGCAGCAACGTCACCGTGCAAAACAATATCGGCGGCGTCACCGTGAATGCACCCAACACGAACCCGGCCAGCGTGGCCGCCGCGACGCAAAAGGGAGTGGGCGGCGCGCTGAACCGCTACGGCAACCCCTTCGGGTCTGAAGTTCCCATGGTCGAGGTCAGCCCATGAGCTACGTATCGCTGGTCTTCGGCCAGGGCTTCGCCCAGAGCAGCATCGGCGCCGTGACGCTGGATGCACTGCTGGGCGAGACCACCGAGCTGAACAGCCGTGCCACCGAGTACGTGGTGGAAGACGGCCCCCCGGTGACCGACCACATCGTGCAGGACTCCGAGCGCCTGCAACTGACTGGCTGGATCACCGCGGCTGACCTGACGCTGTTCGGCGCCCAGGGCCGCACGAAGCTGGTGTCGGCCAAGGCGGCGTTGCGCCGTATCCATGCGGAGCGGCTGCCGGTGGCCGTCGCCACCGGCATGGACGTATACGCCGACATGGCCATGGAAACCTGCAAGATCGAGCGCACGAACGAGGGCGACTTCTTCAGCGTGCAGTGCGGTTTTCGCAAGATTCGCAAAGTGGCGCTGCGCATGGCCGATATCCCGCCCGACAAGGTGTCGGCTGCGGCCAAGGGCAAGGCGGGGCAGACCAGGACCAACGCAGGCAAGGCCGACACGCCTGAGGCGACCCCCAAGCAACAGTCGGACTTGTTTCGGATCCTGAAATGATCACCATCCCCGTCATCGACGCCAACGACAGCCTGACCGAGGTTGAGCTGGAAGGGCGTACCTATTTCTTGCGGCTGTCCTGGAACAGCGAGGCCGAGTTGTGGGTGCTGGGGGTGGAAAACGCCAATAACGAGGTCATCATCGCCGGCATCGCCGTGGTGCCGGACACGCCGCTGCTCGCGCAGTACCGGCACCTGGCGTTGCCGCCCGGCGAGCTGGTGGCGCTCACGTCAGACGGTCGCAACACAATCAGCCGTGATGCGCTGCCGGCCGGCGACGTGTCGCTGGTCTACGCCACTGTCGAGGACATCGCCAATGCCGCGCTTTGATCGGGTCTACCGGCTGGTGGTGGGCAAGGCTGGCCAGCGCGGCATGGAGATCACCCAACCGCTGCGCATTACCTTCGAAATCGAGAAGACGACCAGCGAACAGCCGAACCCGCACAAGATCCGTATCTACAACCTGGCGGCCGACACCCGGCGCGCCATCGAAGAGCCGGACCTGCGCTGCGTGCTGTATGCAGGCTACGCCGAAGAGCATGGGCCCGTGCTGATGGCGGCAGGCGCCGTCACCTTCGCCTACACGGCTTTCGACGGTCCTGACGTGGTGACCGAGCTCGAGGTGCGCGACGGCTACGTGGAGATCCGCGACACTGCGGTATCTCTGGGCTATGGCCCCGGGGCCCGCGCTTCGGTCATCATCGGCGAGATCGCTCGCCAGATGGGGCTGCCGCTGGTGATGGAAGATGGCGCGCCCGATCGAACCTGGGCGCATGGCTTCTCGTTTTACGGCCCAGCGCGCCAGGCGCTGCACAAGGTGGCGGCCGGCGCAGGACTGGAGTGGTCTATCCAGAATCAGCAGCTGCAGGTGATCGCCAGGGGCGGCACGACGCGGCGCCAGGCGGTGGTGCTGGCCGCTGATTCCGGCCTGATCGGCTACCCGGAGCGCACGCGCGAGGGTGCCCGCGAGAAGGCGCGCGTCAAGGACCGCGATACCGGCGATGTGCGCGAGATCGTCAGCCAGCGCCAGCAGCGAGCAGGGTGGCGGGTGACCTCGTTGCTGTTGCCGACCATCAACCCGGGCGACCTGGTGAAGCTGGAAAGCCGCAGCGTCCAGGGCTTCTACCGCGCGGACGGCGTGCGTCACGTGGGTGACAGCGACGGCGGCGACTGGCAGACCCAGTTGGACCTGGTAGACCGCTACGCAGCCCGCAAGAAGGCCCGACCATGACCGATCCTGTAACCGACCTGCGCCGCCTCATCGCCGCCGAGCTGGCCGAGGTCCACACCACGCTGCCGGGCGTCGTCGTGGCCTACGACGGCAAGATGGCCGTGGTCCGACCGGCATTGCCCAAGCAACTGGCCAACGGCCAAGTCCTGCCGGCGCCGCAGATCGTCAGCGTGCCGGTGTGCTGGCCGGTGGGCGACGTGGCCGGCGCGCTGGCGCTGATCAGCGTTCCGCTGAAGGCCGGCGATCCTGTGGTGCTGCACTTTTCTGAGCGTGCCCTGGAATCCTGGCTGGCCGGCAGCGACGAGCCCCCCGACGATCCCCGGCAGTTCGACCTGACCGACTGCTTCGCCGCGCCAGTGATGCGGCCCGGCGCGGCGGCGGCCGACACCGAGAACCTCAGCATCCAGTACGGGCCGGGCACCGTGAAACTGTCGCCCGCCGGTGACCTGACCATGAACGTCAAGCGGTGGACCGTCAATATGGAACAGGGCACCTTCAACGGCCCGCTGCTGGTCAACGGCTTGCTGGCATACACGCAAGGCATGACTGGCGAGGGTGGGGAAGGCAGCACGATCAAGATCACCGGCGACGTCAAATTCGAAGGCGGTGGCATTTCCCACAACGGCAAGAATATCGGCGACAGCCACCGCCATCCCTACGATGGCGGCATCACGGACCCACCGCAATGAGCCTGGACCTACTACTGGCCGACGATCACGACCTGGCGCTGGCTGCCAGTGGCGACGCCCGCCTGGTCGATGGTGCCGAGCGCATCGCCCAGCAGATCAAGGTGACCCTGCAGACGTTCTTGGCCGAGTGGTTTCTGGATACTGATTTCGGCGTCCCGTATCTCGAGCAGGTGATGGTCAAGGCACCGCAGCGCGCCCAGCTCGAGGCGATTTTTCGGGCCCGCATTGCGGACGTGCCGGGCGTGCTGAGCGTGCGCCGGCTGGATCTGCAGGTCGAGCGCGCGCTGCGGCGGCTGAAAGTCGACTTCGAGGCCGAGACGGTCGAAGGCATCGTCCGGCTGCAGTTCACCCTGTAACACCCAATTTTCGAGGTTCCCTATGGCCTACGGCGTAACGCCGGACGGGTTCGTGCGCCCGCGCCTGCCCGAGATCCGGCAGGAGATTGTTGGCGACCTGGTGGCGCGCCTGAAGGCGGCTGGCTTCAGTGGTGACGTCCAGACGCGTCCTGACAGCATTTTTGGGTTGGTCATCGACACCTTCGCCGAGCGGGAGGCCGCGCTATGGGAACAGGCTGAGGGCGTCTACTACGCCATGTACCCGGGTTCGGCCACCGGAGTATCGCTGGACCGCGCTGTGTCGTTCACGGGCGTTACCCGCCTGGCCGACGAGAAATCGCGTGCCTACGTTGTGCTGTATGGCCAGCCTGGCACCGTGGTACCGGCCGGCGCCCAAATCAGCAACGTGCTGACCCAGACCCTCTGGGCGACGGTTGAAGATGCGGTGATTGCCACTGGCGGCGCGGCTGACGTCTCGCTGGTGCCGACTGTGGCGGATTCGACCACCTACACGGTGACGGTCGACGGCACAGCCTATGCGTACACGTCAGACGCCACGGCCAGCATTGCCGAGATTCTGTCCGGCCTCGTGGCGGCATTGAGCACCAGCGCCTACGCGGTGTCCAGCAACGGCGCCGCGGTGCGAATCCAGTCCGATGGCCGGCAGGACTTCACTGTTTCAGTATCGGCCAATATCGCCTTCGACCAGGTCGGCTCCCCGGCCCTGGTCGAAACTCTGACGGCGGTGGCGGAGGATGCGGCGCCCGGCACGCTGACCGGCATTGTCACGCGTGTCGATGGCTGGGATGCAGTCGACAACCTGCAGGCCTCGGCGCCGGGCCGGTTGGCCGAGAACGACGCCGAGTTGCGTGCGCGCTATCCGAGCGGCCTGTCTCGACTGGGCGCGGCGACGCTGCCCAGCATCGCGCCGAACGTGCGTGACAAGGTGGTGGGCGTGGCGGCGATCAAGGTCTACCAGAACGATTCCGATGTGGTGGACGCCTCGGGCCGCCCGCCTCACTCGCTGCACGTGGTCGTCGATGGCGGCCTGGACGATGAAATCGGGGACGCTATCTTCCGGACCAAGGCCGGCGGGATCGACACGTATGGCAGTGTGGTGGTGTCGGTCGAAGACGACGAGGGCGCCAATCACCTGATCCGCTTCGACCGGCCGGCGCCCGTTTATGTCTGGGTCAAAGCCAGCCTGACGCTGCTGCCAGCAAGCGAGCAGGAATTCCCGACTGATGGCTACGCCCGAGTGGCGGCCGCTATCCTGGCCACGGGCCAGGCCCACCAGATCAGCCAGGACGTGCTGCAGCAGCGCTTCTTCTGCGCGATCTACCAGACCCAGGGGATCGCCATGGTGGATCTGGTCTTTGCCCATTCCACTGATCCGGGCTTCGTTCCAACCCAGGGCGACTACAGCGCCGAGAACGTCCCGATCCAGGAATTCGAGGTTGCCAAGTTTGATGCTACCCGGGTCGAGGTGACGTGATGGACTTGAACCAAGACCATGGGCAGGTTGCCTGGGATCACTGGCTGTCGCAATTCGACGGCAAGCCACGCTTGCAGGCGCTGGTGAAGGCGTTGCTGAAGCCTGCCGAAGGTCTGCAAGGGGCGCTGCGCGACCTATACGACAAGCGCTGGCTGGATGCTGCCGAAGGCAAGCAACTCGACGGCATCGGCGAGATCGTAGGCCTGTCGCGGGTGCTGGACAATGCCGTATTCGTGGCCTTTTTCGGATTCGTGGGCCAGCCCAGTGTCGAGGGCTTCTCTCGGGCGCGCATCCGCCGGCGCTACGAGCGCACGGTGGCGGGCTCGACCACGCTGCCCGACTACGAATACCGCAAGCTGCTGTACTGGAAGATCGCCGTCAATAACGGGTACGGCACGACGCCCGAGATCATCGCGGCCATCAAGCCGATTTTCGATGTGACGCGTGTGGTGGTCCAGGATGCCGGCAACGCCAAGGTCCGCATCTGGATGAACCGCATCCCGAGCACGGCAGAGGCCTTGCTGAATGACCCGCATCGGTGGATTCCAGTGGCGGCCGGGGTGGGGATCAAAGTCATAACGGTGTCCAGCGACAAGCCGTTCGGATTTCTCAACCAAGGCTATTACGGCTTCGGGGTGGGCGTCATTTCCCATGACATCCGCAATGGCACGGGAGGCGGGTGCTTCACTGTCGCCAATGGCTATGCCCCCACCTATTTCGCCGGTAACTACAACGTTTCGACGCAGTGCTTCTGATGGCGTCGCTTTGCACATGGATGGCTTATGGCCGATGAACTGATCTACAAAGTGGAGGCCGGGCGGCCGCTGGAAGATGAAGAGGTTGATGGCAACATCCGTTTTCTCGACCAAAAGGCTGGCGCGGCTCAAGCCGCCGCCGTTGCGGCCGGCACCGCCGCCAGCAATGCTGCGACGGCTGCCAACGACGCCCTGGATGGGCTGGCAGGGCACAAGATCGGCGGCGACCACGATGGGCGCTATCTGCGTCGCGACATCGCCGACGCGGCGCCGCTGCTGGGCGATATCCCGCAGGCCGGCGTGGTGGGCCTGCCGGCCGCACTCGACGCGCTGCGCACGGCGATCCGCCAAGCGCTGTACGGCAGCGGGCCGTATCCGTCGCTGGACGAGCGCTTTGTAGGGGCGACGCGCCTGAGCCCGGCCTGGACGTTCCTGCGGACCACCACGGCGACACTTCACGGCCCTGATCGCCTCATGCGTACCGCGGCCGTGAACGAACCGCGCTTCGACCACGACTCGGTTACCGGCGCCGCCCTTGGGTTGCGCCTGGAGCCGCGCGCCACCAACTTCGTCACCTTCTCCGACGATTTCACGAATGCCATCTGGACGGCGCTGAATCAAGTCCCGGGCGTGCGCGGCTCGGACGGATGGACCCGCCTGACCGAAGACGCGGCCACCGGGCAGCGGCGGCTGTATCGCAACGTGGCGGTGACGGCGGGCCGCGAGTTCGTCATGTCGCTGTCGGTCAAGCCGGATATCGGCCGGCAGGCTCTCGTTCTGTACCCGAACGTGGGCGGCAACGGCTGCCTGGTGCGCTTTGACCTCGCCAACCAGGTCACCGAGGTCGTGCCGGTGGGCACCGCCACGGGGTCTGCGTGGCTGGACCGGGACGAGGACGGCTTTCGGCTGTCGGTGCAGGTGACCTTTGCCGAAGACGTGTCCGCCATGCAGTTCGGCATTTACTTCGGACCCACCGGCGGCCAGGGCAATGCCACCTACGCCGGTGACGGGTCTTCGGGCATCTATGTCCGCCGCGCCCAGCTGACCGCTGGCAGTGCTCGCAACTCGTTCATTCCCACGGCAGGGACGGCCGTGAGCCGCGCGGAAGACGTGGCGACGGTCGACGGCGCCGAGTTCAGCAGCTGGTTCAACCCCATCGAAGGGACGTTTCTCATCGAGGCGGCCAACCTGGGAGACGGCATTTCGGACTCGACGATCCTGGTGATCGATGATGGCGGTACAGGGCAGGCCAACCAGATCAGCATTCGCACATCGTCCGCCGGCCAGACCTGGCGCCTTACGCCGCGGGCGGACGGCGCCAACATCTTCGACGCCGGGCTTGGGACAGTGCCGACTGGCACGGTCTGCGGGGTGGCCTTTTCCTACGGCCCCAGTGGTTGGCTGGTGTCATTCAATGGCGACGCCGCCATCGTGGTCGCTGGGGCTGTGCCTGGCGGCCTCTCGCGCCTCAGGTTGGGTGTGCGGGGCAGCGGGGCCGTCTCTCACATGCTCACACATCGACTGTCCTACTGGCCGATCTCGCGGGCTGCCGCCGAACTTCAGGAGCTGACATCGTGAAGCGCGCAATTCTTCGGTTGCCGGCAGGCACACGGTTCGACAGCCTGACCGCGGAGCAGCAGGCGGCTATCTCCAGCGTATTCGCGCAGTTCGTGCTGCCCATGCCAGGCACCACGGTGGCGGACGGCTACGAACTCGTCGATGGCCTGGCCGGCGACAACTTCGATCCGGCCGTCATGCCTGGCCTGGGCATGGATTGGCCGATTGTGGCGCTGTGTCAATGGGATGAGGCGGCCGGCCTGGCCACGATCCAACCGCTGGACGAGGCGGTGCTGCTCGCCCACTTGGCCCCGGTTGTGGAACTGGATGCCGACGGCAATGTGGTGGGCAGTCAGCCCGCCGAGCTGGACATGCCGCACAACTGGGCCGGCTGGCCCTGGGTCGACTTTTCGGTACCGACCAATTAAAGGAGCATCATGAACGTCGATTTTTTCAATGGGTTTTCGTTCAACTGGGCTCAGAACGGCATAGTCGAGACCTTCGATGATGCCCAGTACAAGCTCGGCTGGTCCTTCATCGGCGCGAGCCCTCCTACGGTCGAGCAGTTCAACGCGGTGCAGCAGCTCACCGACCAGAAGCTTGCGTGGCTGTTCGGGCAGATCAAGACGGCAGCGGATGCCAGGGGGATTGAACTGGCGGCCAGCGATCTCGGTTCCCTGCTCGCATTGCTGGACGCCAATGTGCCTGGACAGGCGACGACCGAACTTGCCGGCGTGCTCAAGCTGGCTACCACTGCGTTGGCTCAGGGGCTCACCGACGACGCAACGGCGCTGACGCCGAAGAAGTTGGCCGACGCCTTCGGCGGGGCTAACTGGTCGGCAGCGGGCAATGGTTGGACGAAGCTTCCGAACGGCCTGATTCTGCAATGGGGAAGCGTCGTAACGGTAGCGGCCAATACGACTTTTGTTTTCCCTGTCGCATTCCCCAGCGAGTGTTTTTTGGCGTCGGGGTCCCTAGTCGTGATTGGCGATGCCAACGAGTATGCGGCATCCGCCCCGCGAAGCTCCAATTTGAGCTCGACGTCCGTTACGTTCAGCACGGTTGCCGGAAATCGTATCGACGTATTTGCCATCGGGCGCTAACCGGGAAAATCGAAATGTTCTATTCTGTCGAAACTGGCGGCTTCTACTCTGCCAAAATGCACGGCAAGGCTATGCCTGCCGATGCCGTCGAGATTACCGACGAACTGTATTCGCAATTGCTGGCGGGACAGTCTGACGGCAAGCGCATCGTTGCCGATGAAAGCGGCTTCCCAGCATTGGCGGACCCTCTGCCGCCGACGCCCGCGCAAATCGAGGTACAAAAAGTCGCCGTCGTGCAGAAGCACATGGACGACGCCGCCCGCGCGCTGCGATACGACGATATCGCGAATGCCGTTACCTACGCCGAGGAACCGGCCGTGCCGAAGTTTCAGGCCGAAGGCCAGGCCTTTCGCGAATGGCGTTCGCTGGTGTGGGACAAGTGCTACGCAATCCTGGGGGAGGTGCAGGCCGGCACGCGGGACATTCCCACCGATGAAGGCTTGATCGCGGAGCTGCCCGCACTGGTACTGCCGCCCACCTGACCTTTTGCGCCTCTATCAGCCCGCTTCGGCGGGCTTTTTTGCGCCATCAGCAAGACCACTCGAAGAGGTTCCGGTGGAAACAGAAAAGAACGCCCTGAGCCCGGATACCAAGGCGATTCTGGCCGCGGTCGAGGCGCTGCAAGCCGCCGCCGCGCGGGCCCAGGATTCCAAGTACGACGCCCTGCACAAGGAAATGGTGGCGCTGTCGGCCACAGTCAAGACGGCATTTCCTGACGGCGACCTGGATGGCCACCGACGCTATCACGAACTCCTGATCGAAGAAGCACTCGAGCGCAAGCGGATGCGCAGCGCGATTTTTATCCACGTGGCCAAGTCCAGCACCTGGGCGGTGATCCTGGGGCTGTTGGCCGTCCTCTGGATCGGCTTCAAGAAGAAATTGGGAATAGGCGAATGATCAACGAATTGACACGGCTGCTGCGCGGCGACGAGGGTGAAGTCTTGCACGCCTACCGGGATCACCTGGGCTACCTGACCATCGGGGTGGGCCGGCTCATCGACAAGCGCAAGGGCGGCGGCATCAGCACGGCGGAATCGGCCCTGCTGCTGAGCAATGACATCGCCGAGAAAGAGGCCGAACTGGACCGTCGGTTGCCCTGGTGGCGCGATTTGCCCGACGCGCGGCGCGCCGTGCTGATGGCCATGGCGTTCCAGATGGGCGTCGATGGGTTGCTGAGCTTCGAGAACACCCTGGCCATGGTCAAGGCTGGGGACTGTGACGGTGCCGCGCGCGGCATGCTGGCCAGCCTGTGGGCGCGCCAGACGCCCGAACGTGCGCACCGCATGTCCGAGCAGATGCGGACAAACATCTGGCACTTTAAGGAAGGCACATGAA
Proteins encoded in this region:
- a CDS encoding baseplate J/gp47 family protein translates to MAYGVTPDGFVRPRLPEIRQEIVGDLVARLKAAGFSGDVQTRPDSIFGLVIDTFAEREAALWEQAEGVYYAMYPGSATGVSLDRAVSFTGVTRLADEKSRAYVVLYGQPGTVVPAGAQISNVLTQTLWATVEDAVIATGGAADVSLVPTVADSTTYTVTVDGTAYAYTSDATASIAEILSGLVAALSTSAYAVSSNGAAVRIQSDGRQDFTVSVSANIAFDQVGSPALVETLTAVAEDAAPGTLTGIVTRVDGWDAVDNLQASAPGRLAENDAELRARYPSGLSRLGAATLPSIAPNVRDKVVGVAAIKVYQNDSDVVDASGRPPHSLHVVVDGGLDDEIGDAIFRTKAGGIDTYGSVVVSVEDDEGANHLIRFDRPAPVYVWVKASLTLLPASEQEFPTDGYARVAAAILATGQAHQISQDVLQQRFFCAIYQTQGIAMVDLVFAHSTDPGFVPTQGDYSAENVPIQEFEVAKFDATRVEVT
- a CDS encoding DUF2612 domain-containing protein, which encodes MDLNQDHGQVAWDHWLSQFDGKPRLQALVKALLKPAEGLQGALRDLYDKRWLDAAEGKQLDGIGEIVGLSRVLDNAVFVAFFGFVGQPSVEGFSRARIRRRYERTVAGSTTLPDYEYRKLLYWKIAVNNGYGTTPEIIAAIKPIFDVTRVVVQDAGNAKVRIWMNRIPSTAEALLNDPHRWIPVAAGVGIKVITVSSDKPFGFLNQGYYGFGVGVISHDIRNGTGGGCFTVANGYAPTYFAGNYNVSTQCF
- a CDS encoding phage head spike fiber domain-containing protein, with amino-acid sequence MADELIYKVEAGRPLEDEEVDGNIRFLDQKAGAAQAAAVAAGTAASNAATAANDALDGLAGHKIGGDHDGRYLRRDIADAAPLLGDIPQAGVVGLPAALDALRTAIRQALYGSGPYPSLDERFVGATRLSPAWTFLRTTTATLHGPDRLMRTAAVNEPRFDHDSVTGAALGLRLEPRATNFVTFSDDFTNAIWTALNQVPGVRGSDGWTRLTEDAATGQRRLYRNVAVTAGREFVMSLSVKPDIGRQALVLYPNVGGNGCLVRFDLANQVTEVVPVGTATGSAWLDRDEDGFRLSVQVTFAEDVSAMQFGIYFGPTGGQGNATYAGDGSSGIYVRRAQLTAGSARNSFIPTAGTAVSRAEDVATVDGAEFSSWFNPIEGTFLIEAANLGDGISDSTILVIDDGGTGQANQISIRTSSAGQTWRLTPRADGANIFDAGLGTVPTGTVCGVAFSYGPSGWLVSFNGDAAIVVAGAVPGGLSRLRLGVRGSGAVSHMLTHRLSYWPISRAAAELQELTS
- a CDS encoding gp53-like domain-containing protein, whose amino-acid sequence is MNVDFFNGFSFNWAQNGIVETFDDAQYKLGWSFIGASPPTVEQFNAVQQLTDQKLAWLFGQIKTAADARGIELAASDLGSLLALLDANVPGQATTELAGVLKLATTALAQGLTDDATALTPKKLADAFGGANWSAAGNGWTKLPNGLILQWGSVVTVAANTTFVFPVAFPSECFLASGSLVVIGDANEYAASAPRSSNLSSTSVTFSTVAGNRIDVFAIGR
- a CDS encoding glycoside hydrolase family protein — its product is MINELTRLLRGDEGEVLHAYRDHLGYLTIGVGRLIDKRKGGGISTAESALLLSNDIAEKEAELDRRLPWWRDLPDARRAVLMAMAFQMGVDGLLSFENTLAMVKAGDCDGAARGMLASLWARQTPERAHRMSEQMRTNIWHFKEGT